Proteins co-encoded in one Pirellulales bacterium genomic window:
- a CDS encoding SDR family oxidoreductase encodes MSDSPTVMITGAARGIGAATAVEFASRGYRVALVDLDESGLVAVSEQVRQLGGDALAIAGDLVDLTFAEAAVGRAAECFGRLDVLVNNAAWREIVTMRQIAVSSWEKTLRICLTTPAFLARWAAERMQPRGSGVIVNVSSMMSQQAAGIGPAYVACKGALDSLTYELASLYGPHGIRVVAVNPGAIDTELSRDYPQGGGTADDPLRQFSEEMIMLRRWGQPEEIARVIAWLASSEASYITGTTLVVDGGWQHQHFSHSLKQRQFPQEFTR; translated from the coding sequence ATGTCTGATTCTCCAACAGTGATGATCACCGGCGCAGCCCGCGGGATCGGTGCTGCAACGGCCGTCGAATTTGCCAGTCGTGGCTATCGTGTGGCACTGGTCGATCTCGATGAAAGCGGTCTTGTCGCGGTTTCCGAACAAGTGCGGCAACTCGGCGGCGATGCATTGGCAATCGCCGGCGACTTAGTGGATTTGACATTCGCGGAAGCGGCAGTGGGTCGCGCCGCCGAGTGCTTTGGCCGCCTCGATGTGCTGGTGAACAATGCCGCATGGCGCGAAATCGTAACCATGCGTCAGATCGCGGTCTCGTCGTGGGAAAAGACGTTGAGGATCTGCCTGACGACCCCGGCGTTTCTGGCCCGCTGGGCCGCCGAGCGGATGCAGCCGCGCGGCTCGGGGGTGATCGTCAATGTATCCAGTATGATGTCGCAGCAAGCGGCGGGAATTGGCCCGGCCTACGTTGCTTGCAAAGGCGCGCTCGATTCGCTCACTTACGAATTGGCGTCGCTCTATGGGCCGCACGGAATTCGGGTCGTCGCCGTCAATCCCGGCGCGATCGACACCGAATTGAGTCGCGATTATCCGCAAGGGGGTGGAACGGCGGACGACCCGCTACGGCAATTCAGTGAAGAGATGATTATGCTTCGCCGCTGGGGCCAGCCCGAAGAAATCGCCCGCGTGATCGCGTGGCTTGCCAGCAGCGAAGCCTCGTACATCACCGGTACAACGCTTGTCGTTGACGGCGGCTGGCAGCACCAGCATTTTTCGCATTCCTTGAAGCAGCGGCAGTTTCCTCAGGAGTTTACTCGGTGA
- a CDS encoding pyridoxal-phosphate dependent enzyme, whose protein sequence is MTLGEGATPLIRSRSIGPSLGLANLYFKVESANPTGSYKDRFAAAAISRMLAAGQSKCLATSSGNTGSALAAYCAAAQLTCRIAIVETTPDGKLNQMLAYGAELARIRGFGLDSSTTNQAMQCLQDQANALDAALQISAFRYSPVGMSGVQTISYELAEQLTAGIDHVFSPAGGGGLTLAVARGFALLVERGSLARSPAVHCVQPAGNDTIAGSLRSGKNRAQAVECTSAISGLQVPNVLDGDVVIPACRASNGTGHIVSDDEIWNIQARLAREEGIFCEPAAATALAGACRAAQGGSLPSQATTVCLVTGSGFKDVASMARMTVRRDCPTIGVADLPQWLSR, encoded by the coding sequence ATCACTCTTGGCGAAGGCGCCACGCCACTGATCCGATCGCGCAGCATCGGCCCGTCGCTGGGCCTTGCAAATCTGTATTTCAAGGTCGAATCCGCCAATCCCACCGGATCATACAAGGACCGTTTCGCCGCCGCGGCAATTTCTCGGATGTTGGCAGCGGGCCAATCGAAGTGCTTGGCGACATCCAGCGGCAACACCGGCTCCGCTTTGGCGGCATATTGCGCTGCCGCGCAACTTACGTGCCGGATCGCCATCGTGGAAACGACGCCCGACGGAAAACTGAACCAGATGCTAGCCTATGGAGCGGAATTGGCGCGCATCCGAGGATTCGGCCTCGACAGTTCGACGACCAATCAAGCCATGCAGTGCCTGCAAGATCAAGCCAACGCCCTCGATGCGGCCTTGCAGATCAGCGCTTTTCGCTATTCGCCAGTAGGGATGAGCGGCGTGCAAACGATTAGCTACGAACTGGCCGAGCAGCTTACCGCCGGCATCGATCACGTTTTCTCCCCTGCCGGCGGTGGCGGACTGACGTTGGCGGTCGCACGAGGCTTCGCACTGCTTGTTGAGCGCGGCAGCTTGGCTCGATCCCCGGCCGTTCATTGTGTGCAACCTGCCGGAAACGACACGATTGCCGGATCGTTGCGCTCGGGGAAAAATCGCGCGCAAGCGGTCGAATGCACCTCGGCGATTAGCGGCCTGCAAGTGCCGAACGTCCTCGACGGCGACGTTGTCATTCCGGCTTGCCGCGCCTCAAACGGCACGGGCCATATCGTCAGCGATGATGAGATTTGGAATATCCAAGCCCGGCTCGCCCGCGAGGAAGGAATTTTCTGCGAGCCAGCGGCTGCTACCGCGCTGGCAGGAGCTTGCCGAGCCGCTCAAGGTGGATCGTTGCCCAGCCAAGCCACAACCGTCTGTCTCGTCACGGGATCAGGCTTCAAAGATGTTGCCTCGATGGCACGGATGACCGTGCGGCGAGACTGCCCAACGATCGGCGTAGCTGACCTTCCGCAATGGTTGTCGCGCTGA
- a CDS encoding dihydrodipicolinate synthase family protein has protein sequence MIRLISAICTPLRDGQSLDDASLEAHLEDQWSHGIGGLLVAGTMGLMQLQTDRVYRDLVEQSVRLSRRRGEIMVGVGDTCFSRTRDRIQMVEQFDIDGVVVLSPYLIKFSQEELLDYFRTLADISSKPLYLYDLPALTGTKLALSTVEALAKHPNVGGIKCSGLWEETRQLIDVVGDRFRVIPAQPHLVDQLARVGVRENLDGIFSIAPHWSIGIVRAAECGDWARAAGLQQKLSQLLRLLREQYTIFGGCEVILAAKGMPCQLAPAPLRRLTAQEKERLLSESLIQELIQEPTRGTAC, from the coding sequence ATGATTCGACTCATCTCCGCGATTTGCACTCCTCTCCGCGACGGTCAATCGCTCGACGATGCTTCACTGGAGGCACACCTCGAAGACCAATGGAGTCACGGCATCGGCGGGCTGCTCGTGGCGGGCACGATGGGGTTGATGCAATTGCAGACAGATCGAGTCTATCGAGATTTGGTCGAGCAGAGCGTGCGGCTGAGTCGGCGTCGCGGCGAGATCATGGTCGGCGTCGGCGACACGTGCTTTTCTCGCACTCGCGATCGCATTCAAATGGTCGAGCAATTCGACATCGATGGCGTGGTCGTTTTGTCTCCGTATTTGATTAAATTCTCACAGGAAGAGCTGCTCGATTATTTTCGTACGCTTGCCGACATCAGTTCTAAACCCCTGTACTTGTACGATTTGCCGGCGTTGACCGGCACGAAGCTGGCGCTTTCGACCGTTGAAGCGCTGGCCAAGCATCCCAATGTCGGCGGGATCAAATGTTCGGGCCTCTGGGAAGAGACGCGGCAGCTAATCGACGTAGTCGGCGATCGATTTCGAGTTATTCCCGCGCAGCCCCATTTGGTGGACCAGCTTGCTCGCGTCGGTGTGCGAGAAAATCTCGACGGCATTTTCAGCATCGCCCCTCATTGGTCAATCGGCATCGTGCGGGCGGCGGAATGCGGCGACTGGGCGCGTGCGGCTGGCCTACAACAGAAGCTCTCGCAACTTCTGCGATTACTTCGTGAGCAGTACACAATCTTCGGTGGCTGCGAAGTCATTCTTGCCGCGAAGGGTATGCCTTGCCAACTGGCGCCTGCGCCGCTGCGGCGATTGACGGCGCAAGAAAAAGAACGACTGCTGAGCGAATCCCTGATTCAAGAGCTGATTCAAGAACCGACACGTGGAACAGCTTGTTGA
- a CDS encoding M81 family metallopeptidase, translating to MRVGIIALLQESNTFIAQRTQIGHFQSDLLATGGEIRKRFAGAHHEVSGFLSGLDDAGIEAVPIFAARAVPYGVIAADAWQFLMSMLRAALDQAGPLDGVLVAPHGATVSEPEPDADGFWLAELRHRLGPNIPIIGTLDPHANLSPRMVHATDALIAYRTNPHIDQWESGRKAASLMARTLRGEVRPTQAAAFPPVVINIECQETAVSPCRHLYAAADAQLQRAGVLSNSILLGFAYADVLEMGSAMLAVTDNNQRFAQQLADELAAQLWRQRNDFVGRPNSVAAAIEQAKGLDGPVCLLDTGDNIGGGSPGDGTWIAQELHRRQIDRALVCLCDAATVAQCETHRAGEKVRLRVGGGSGPLQGQPLAADFSLVDLRDGRFEESAARHGGCSQFDQGRTAILRTDAGLTLLVGSQRVPPFSLGQITSCGLDPSQFQILVAKGVVAPMAAYRPVCRHFIRVTTPGVTTTDLSQVQYQQRRRPLFPFETDFEWNASNQLAATFP from the coding sequence ATGCGCGTCGGCATCATTGCCCTATTGCAAGAATCGAATACGTTCATCGCACAGCGAACGCAAATTGGGCATTTCCAAAGCGATCTGCTGGCCACAGGCGGCGAAATTCGCAAGCGGTTTGCCGGCGCGCATCACGAAGTGTCTGGGTTTTTATCGGGATTGGATGATGCCGGCATTGAGGCCGTGCCGATCTTCGCGGCGCGCGCCGTGCCCTACGGGGTGATCGCGGCAGATGCCTGGCAATTTTTGATGTCGATGTTGCGAGCGGCGCTCGACCAAGCTGGACCGCTCGATGGCGTGCTGGTTGCTCCACACGGTGCCACCGTGAGTGAGCCAGAGCCAGACGCGGATGGCTTCTGGCTTGCCGAACTACGCCACCGCCTTGGCCCGAATATTCCCATCATCGGCACGCTCGATCCGCACGCGAACCTATCGCCGCGGATGGTTCATGCCACCGATGCGCTGATTGCCTATCGCACGAACCCGCATATCGATCAATGGGAATCCGGCCGCAAGGCCGCAAGCTTGATGGCGCGCACCCTGCGCGGCGAAGTCCGACCGACGCAAGCTGCGGCGTTTCCGCCGGTGGTCATCAATATCGAGTGCCAAGAGACGGCTGTTTCTCCTTGCCGGCATTTGTATGCAGCGGCGGATGCACAGTTACAACGAGCTGGCGTGCTGTCCAACAGCATTCTCCTGGGCTTCGCCTATGCCGACGTGCTCGAGATGGGCTCGGCAATGCTGGCGGTGACCGATAACAATCAGCGATTTGCTCAGCAATTGGCCGACGAGCTGGCCGCGCAACTTTGGCGCCAGCGAAACGATTTTGTCGGACGACCCAATAGCGTTGCAGCGGCCATCGAGCAAGCGAAAGGACTTGACGGCCCCGTTTGCCTGCTCGATACCGGCGATAATATCGGCGGCGGATCGCCCGGCGACGGTACTTGGATCGCGCAGGAACTTCATCGGCGGCAAATTGATCGAGCACTAGTCTGCCTGTGCGATGCGGCGACGGTCGCTCAGTGCGAGACCCACCGCGCCGGCGAAAAAGTCCGCCTTAGGGTCGGCGGGGGGAGCGGCCCCCTTCAAGGCCAACCGTTAGCGGCAGATTTTTCGCTCGTCGATCTGCGAGACGGACGATTCGAGGAATCTGCGGCCCGGCACGGAGGATGTTCCCAGTTCGATCAAGGCCGCACCGCGATTTTGCGAACCGATGCCGGGCTGACGCTGCTTGTCGGCTCGCAGCGTGTGCCACCGTTCAGCCTGGGTCAAATCACCTCTTGTGGACTTGATCCGTCACAGTTTCAAATCTTGGTAGCGAAGGGAGTCGTTGCTCCAATGGCCGCCTACCGTCCCGTCTGCCGACATTTCATTCGAGTGACCACGCCGGGAGTGACGACGACCGATCTTTCTCAAGTGCAGTATCAACAGCGGCGAAGGCCGTTGTTTCCCTTCGAGACGGATTTCGAGTGGAACGCATCAAACCAGTTGGCAGCGACGTTTCCATGA
- a CDS encoding succinylglutamate desuccinylase/aspartoacylase family protein: MTSTLELKHREIVGSRPGPHLLVTGGVHGDEFEAMSAIRQLVDFVDPGKLSGRLTLIPVVNEPAYLRGQRTAEDGLDLARTCPGRADGSTTEQIAHALSGYIRSADLYLDLHSGGVALCLLPLVGYMLHSNEAVLAKQRRMARAFNLPLIWGTSPHLDGRSISVARDASVPAIYAEYRGSGLCNPQGVRDYVEGCLGVMAEFGMIDRPRPASNVEHFIEDARPHSGHLQICHPAPITGFFEREVELGQRLERGEPIGRIVDILGEQVYPIHAEQRGLVICVATFSRVLQGTGLAVVLETDR; this comes from the coding sequence ATGACATCGACACTCGAGCTAAAACACCGCGAAATCGTCGGCTCCAGGCCAGGCCCTCACTTGCTCGTCACCGGCGGCGTGCATGGAGATGAATTCGAAGCGATGTCCGCAATTCGCCAACTGGTGGACTTCGTTGATCCCGGCAAGTTGAGCGGCCGGCTGACGTTGATCCCCGTCGTCAATGAGCCGGCATACCTTCGCGGCCAGCGCACGGCGGAGGATGGTCTCGACCTGGCGCGAACCTGTCCAGGCCGCGCGGACGGATCGACCACCGAACAAATCGCCCATGCGCTGAGCGGCTACATTCGCTCGGCCGATCTCTATCTCGACCTGCACAGCGGCGGAGTGGCGCTGTGCCTGTTGCCGCTGGTCGGCTATATGCTTCATTCCAACGAAGCAGTGCTTGCCAAGCAGCGCCGCATGGCGAGAGCCTTCAATTTGCCGTTGATTTGGGGCACGTCACCCCATTTAGACGGCCGCTCGATTTCGGTGGCGCGCGATGCAAGCGTTCCGGCCATATACGCTGAATACAGGGGGTCGGGCTTGTGCAATCCTCAAGGAGTACGAGATTACGTCGAGGGATGTCTGGGGGTGATGGCGGAATTTGGCATGATCGATCGCCCGCGTCCGGCGTCGAACGTCGAGCACTTCATCGAAGACGCGCGGCCTCATTCCGGACATCTGCAAATTTGCCATCCAGCCCCGATCACTGGTTTCTTTGAGCGGGAGGTAGAATTGGGACAACGCCTCGAACGCGGCGAACCGATCGGGCGGATCGTCGATATTCTCGGAGAGCAAGTTTATCCGATTCACGCCGAGCAGCGCGGGCTGGTCATCTGCGTGGCGACATTTTCACGAGTGCTGCAAGGGACCGGCTTGGCGGTCGTATTGGAAACCGATCGCTGA